A genomic region of Runella rosea contains the following coding sequences:
- a CDS encoding biotin/lipoyl-containing protein translates to MLKVTINEQQTFDIDSNKGQTTLNGQPFQWDLVALDNGRFHILQNGRSYNAEVIEADYAEKSFKVKINQSTYTLAAKDRFDLLLEQMGMTGTAKNKVNNLKAPMPGLIWDIKVQVGDVVKAGDVVLVLVAMKMENALKSPGEGVVKSIKINKGDTVDKNQILIEFE, encoded by the coding sequence ATGTTAAAAGTAACCATCAACGAACAACAAACCTTTGACATTGATTCTAATAAAGGGCAAACAACCCTAAACGGCCAGCCTTTTCAGTGGGATTTGGTGGCGTTGGACAACGGGCGTTTTCATATTTTGCAAAACGGACGCTCGTACAATGCCGAAGTCATTGAAGCCGATTATGCCGAAAAAAGTTTTAAGGTCAAAATCAACCAAAGCACTTACACCTTAGCCGCCAAAGACCGTTTCGATTTATTGTTGGAGCAAATGGGCATGACTGGTACCGCAAAGAATAAAGTCAACAACCTCAAAGCACCCATGCCAGGGTTGATTTGGGACATCAAAGTGCAGGTCGGAGATGTGGTCAAAGCGGGCGATGTGGTCCTTGTATTGGTGGCCATGAAAATGGAGAATGCCCTTAAATCACCTGGAGAGGGAGTCGTAAAAAGTATTAAAATAAACAAAGGAGATACGGTAGATAAAAACCAAATCTTGATTGAATTTGAATAA